The genomic region CGTGGAGGTCGGGGACGAGGGACAGGGCGCGCCGGCCCTGCTCGGGCGACCCGTCGAGGAAGATCGTGCCGGTCTCCGCGCAGCTGACGGCGGAGGCCGTCACCACCCCGTCCAGGGCGTCGAGGCTCGGCGCGGGGATGTCGGCCGAGTCCCGCTGGATCTCGCCGTCGTAGGCGGTGAGCCACTGCTCGTCCAGGCCGTCCGGAACGCCGATGCGACGGGCACCGCGCTCCCGCAGGATCTCGGCGATCACCTCCGCCGTGCGGTCGGCGGTGCAGGGGTGGACCTGCGCCTTGTAGTCGACGAGCCGGTCGGTCAGCAGCTCCAGACGTTCGTCGTCGGGGAGGGTGCGACCGGTGCGGTACTCGCGGGGGATCTCGACGCCGGGGGTGGGGGCGATGGCCAGGGCGTCCCTGATCCGGCCGAGCACCGTGTCGCGCGCGGTGGTCGTCACTGTTCCTCCTGGTGGTCGTCGGCGCGCCGGGCGGCGCCCTCCTCCGAGGCGTCCCGCATGGTGGCCGCACCCTCGGCGGAGGCCAGCCAGGAGCGGAAGGACTGCTTGGGAGGTGCGGCGGTGTCCCGGCTGTCGCTCCAGCCGTCGAACGGTGCGGGCAGGTGGGAGATGGTGCGGTCGCGTCCGCCGATCCCGACGGAGCGGCTGAGGGAGGCGGCCTTCTGCGCGGCCGTGTAGATCCTCGGCGACTTCATCACGGTGGCGGCGGCCTTCATCGCCAGCTTCTCCACCGTGGTGCCGGCCTCTTCGGTGTTCTGGTGGCGCAGTTCGACCAGCAGCGACGGGATGTCGATCTTGACCGGGCAGGCGTCGAAGCAGGCGCCGCAGAGGCTGGAGGCGTACGGCAGCGAGCTGTTGGGGTCGCCCTTCGCCGCGTGCATGCCGGCGAGCTGCGGGGTGAGGACCGCTCCGATGGGGCCGGGGTAGGTCGATCCGTACGCGTGCCCGCCGGCCCGTTCGTACACCGGGCAGACGTTGAGACAGGCCGAGCAGCGGATGCAGTTGAGGGCTTCGCGGCCGACCTTGTCGGCGAGCGCGGCGGTGCGCCCGTTGTCGAGGAGGACGAGGTGGAACTCCTGCGGCCCGTCGCCGGGGGTCACCCCGGTCCACATCGACGTGTAGGGGTTCATCCGCTCGCCGGTGGAGGAACGCGGCAGCAACTGGAAGAAGACCTCCAGGTCCTGGAAGCGCGGCAGGACCTTCTCGATGCCCATGACGGTGATCAGGGTGTCGGGCAGGGTCAGGCACATCCGGCCGTTGCCCTCGGACTCGACGACGGAGAGGGTTCCGGACTCGGCGATGCCGAAGTTCGCGCCGGAGACGGCCACCTTGGTGGTCATGAACTTCTCGCGCAGGTAGGCGCGGGCGGCGGCGGCCAGATGCGCGGGCACGTTGTCGAGCGCGGGGTCCACACCGGGGATCTCCTTGAGGAAGATCTCCCGGATCTCGTCGCGGTTGCGGTGGATCGCGGGGACGAGGATGTGCGAGGGCTTGTCGTGGGCGAGCTGCACGATGAGCTCTGCGAGGTCGGTCTCGTAGGGCGTGATGCCCTCGGCCTCGAGGTGTTCGTTGAGGCCGATCTCCTGCGTGGCCATCGACTTGACCTTGATGACGTCGCTGCTGCCGGTGTCCTTGATCAGCCGGGTGACGATCTCGTTGGCCTCGACGCCGTCGCGCGCCCAGTGGACGGTGCCGCCGTGCTCGGTGACCTTCCGCTCCAGCTGCTCCAGCAGCTCGGGCAGCCGGTTCATGGTGTCGGTCTTGATGGCCGATCCCGCGTCGCGCAGCTCTTCCCAGTCCGGGAGTTCGCCGGTGACCTTGATGCGCTTGGCACGGATGGTGTGGGTGGCCCGGCCGAGGTTGCGCCGCAGCTGCTCGTTGCGCAGTTCGTCGTGGGCGGCCTCGGGGAACTTGCGCTCCCCCCGCAGGTTCCCGGTCCCGTACGGGGAGCGGGGCGGGGCGGCGGGCATGCCGAGGAACGTGCTCATCGGGCGGCCTCCATCAGGGCGTACGGCGCGGTGCGGGTGGAACCCAGGATCTGGGCGAGATGCAGGGTGCGCGTACCGGACCTGATACGGGAGAGCCCGCCGCCGATGTGCATCAGGCAGGAGGAGTCCCCCGCGGAGCAGACGTCGGCCTTCGTGGCGGAGATGTTGCGCATCTTGTCCTGGAGCATCGCGGTGGAGGTATCGGCGTTCTTGACGGCGAAGGTGCCGCCGAATCCGCAGCAGGAGTCCGCCTCCGGCAGCTCGACGAGGTCGATCTCCTCGACGGCGCGCAGCAGCCGCAGCGGCTTGTCACCGACCCGCAGCATGCGCAGGGAGTGGCAGGTGGGGTGGTAGGTGACGCGGTGCGGGAAGTACGCGCCGACCTGGGTGACTCCGAGTACGTCGACGAGAAGCTCGGAGAGCTCGTACGTCTTGGCCCTGACCGTGGCGACCCCGGCGCGGAGCGCGGCGTCGCCGTACCGTTCGGCGACGATCCCGTGCTGGTGGCGCACCGAGCCGGCGCACGATCCGGACGGCATGACGACCGCGTCGATCGAGGCGTCCCCGAACTGCTCGGCGAAGTTGCGCACCAGCGGGACCGGTTCGCGCTGGTAGCCGGTGTTGACGTGCATCTGACCGCAGCAGGTCTGGTCGGGCGGGAAGACCACCTCGTGGCCCAGGCGGGCGAGCAGCACCGCTGTGGATTTCACCGCCTCCGGGAAGAGGGTGTCTCCCAGGCAGGTGGCGAAGAGTCCGATGCGCATGGGGCCTCCTCGATCGATTTATGGTCCGACCATACTAGCCTCGGTCCGCATGGGAAAGCCTGCGGGCACGCCGGGCCGGGGAAACGCCGAACGGGAGCGGGGACGGCGCGTGTGCACCGTCCCCGCTCCCGTTCGGCCGGAGTCGCGGCTCGCCCCTACCGGGCGTCGTTCTCGTCGACCAGCGTTCCGTGGAGACCCCGGATGTGCTCCTCCACCAGGTCGGCGGCCTCGCCACCCCTGCCCTCGCGGACCAGTCGCAGCAGTCGCGCGTGCTGGGCGTTGAGCGCGCCCGCAGTCCGCGGCCAGTCGTCGGAGTCCTCCAGGGCCCGCAGGATCAGCGGGCGGACGGACTCACGCACCGCCGAGGTGAGTGTGGAGGTGAGGGCGTTGCCGGAACTCCCGGCGATCAGCACATGGAAGCGGGTGTCGAGATCGTTGAATTCGTCCACACCCACATCCGGGTCCCCCATCCGCCGGACGAGCTCCTCCGCCGCGTCGAGGTCCTCGGCCCGGGCGTGCCGGGCGGCGGCCTCCCAGCTCGACCGCTCCAGGACGACGCGCGCCTCCAGCACGTCGTGCAGGCTGTAGCTGCCGAGCGCGAAGTGCAGGCGCAGCAGGCGGCCGAGCGCGTCGTCCGGGTTGCGCACGATGCGGGCCCCGGAATCCGGACCCCGGCCGGGCTGAGCGACCAGGACACCGATGGTCTCCAGCACCCTGAGGGCCTCGCGCAGCGCGGACCTGCTGACGCCGAGCACCGGCGCGAGCTCCCGCTCGGGCGGCAGGCGGTCGCCCGCCTTGAGCTCTCCGGCGAAGACCTGCTCCTCGATGCTCTGGAGCACGAGCTCATGGGTGCGGGACTGTCGTACGGGTTGCCACTCGACGGGCATCCGCTACTCCCTGTTCCGGGCGATACGCATATCCCGACTATGTCACACAGGACATGTGGTCGGACCAAAGCAGGGTGTCCGGGCCGGCCCCCGGAGGCCGCTCAGCGGGGGCGCGGGGCGCTGTCCCGAGGCCTGCGGCGCTGCGGATCGAGGAGCTGCCCCGCCATCCCCGCCACCACGAGCCCGGCGGCGATGAGGAGACCGTGCCCGATGACGATGCCGGACACCAGGCCGACGATTCCGACGGTGAGCCAGAGCCAGGTGCTGCTGGGCCGCTCCCCGCTCGCAGCGTTGCGCACCGGGCCGCCGTTGCTTTCGGGGCGGTCACTGCCGAGCCGGTCCTCGGTGCCGCGCAGCCGCTCGTCGTGATGGGGCATGGTGACTCCCTCCCGGATCAGATCCGTTGGGCCGGACTCCATCGTCCGGGGGTACGGGTGCCCGGGGCCATCGGGGCTGACACCCATCTCCGGGGGGTGCCGCCCTGTACACGGGCCCACGGCGGGGCGGTCATCGGTCACTCGCCGCCGCCGACCGGCGATAGTGGGTGCAGGCACTCACCAGTGCACCCGTCCGAAGGAGGCCGTGCGGTCTTGTCCCTGTTCTGGCGCATCTTCCTGCTCAACGCCGCGGTGCTGGTCGCCGCCGGGGCCCTGCTGCTGCTCGGCC from Streptomyces sp. QL37 harbors:
- a CDS encoding LUD domain-containing protein, whose translation is MTTTARDTVLGRIRDALAIAPTPGVEIPREYRTGRTLPDDERLELLTDRLVDYKAQVHPCTADRTAEVIAEILRERGARRIGVPDGLDEQWLTAYDGEIQRDSADIPAPSLDALDGVVTASAVSCAETGTIFLDGSPEQGRRALSLVPDLHVCVVDLSSVVAGVPEAVARLVPQRPTTLVSGPSATSDIELERVEGVHGPRTLAVVIRTDA
- a CDS encoding FCD domain-containing protein produces the protein MPVEWQPVRQSRTHELVLQSIEEQVFAGELKAGDRLPPERELAPVLGVSRSALREALRVLETIGVLVAQPGRGPDSGARIVRNPDDALGRLLRLHFALGSYSLHDVLEARVVLERSSWEAAARHARAEDLDAAEELVRRMGDPDVGVDEFNDLDTRFHVLIAGSSGNALTSTLTSAVRESVRPLILRALEDSDDWPRTAGALNAQHARLLRLVREGRGGEAADLVEEHIRGLHGTLVDENDAR
- a CDS encoding (Fe-S)-binding protein — protein: MRIGLFATCLGDTLFPEAVKSTAVLLARLGHEVVFPPDQTCCGQMHVNTGYQREPVPLVRNFAEQFGDASIDAVVMPSGSCAGSVRHQHGIVAERYGDAALRAGVATVRAKTYELSELLVDVLGVTQVGAYFPHRVTYHPTCHSLRMLRVGDKPLRLLRAVEEIDLVELPEADSCCGFGGTFAVKNADTSTAMLQDKMRNISATKADVCSAGDSSCLMHIGGGLSRIRSGTRTLHLAQILGSTRTAPYALMEAAR
- a CDS encoding lactate utilization protein B, with product MSTFLGMPAAPPRSPYGTGNLRGERKFPEAAHDELRNEQLRRNLGRATHTIRAKRIKVTGELPDWEELRDAGSAIKTDTMNRLPELLEQLERKVTEHGGTVHWARDGVEANEIVTRLIKDTGSSDVIKVKSMATQEIGLNEHLEAEGITPYETDLAELIVQLAHDKPSHILVPAIHRNRDEIREIFLKEIPGVDPALDNVPAHLAAAARAYLREKFMTTKVAVSGANFGIAESGTLSVVESEGNGRMCLTLPDTLITVMGIEKVLPRFQDLEVFFQLLPRSSTGERMNPYTSMWTGVTPGDGPQEFHLVLLDNGRTAALADKVGREALNCIRCSACLNVCPVYERAGGHAYGSTYPGPIGAVLTPQLAGMHAAKGDPNSSLPYASSLCGACFDACPVKIDIPSLLVELRHQNTEEAGTTVEKLAMKAAATVMKSPRIYTAAQKAASLSRSVGIGGRDRTISHLPAPFDGWSDSRDTAAPPKQSFRSWLASAEGAATMRDASEEGAARRADDHQEEQ